The following proteins come from a genomic window of Gossypium raimondii isolate GPD5lz chromosome 5, ASM2569854v1, whole genome shotgun sequence:
- the LOC105768501 gene encoding casein kinase 1-like protein 1 translates to MEPRVGNKFRLGRKIGSGSFGEIYLGTNIQTNEEVAIKLESVKTKHPQLLYESKLYRILQGGTGIPNVRWFGVEGDYNVLVMDLLGPSLEDLFNFCSRKLSLKSVLMLADQMINRVEFVHSKSFLHRDLKPDNFLMGLGRRANQVYIIDFGLAKKYRDSSTHQHIPYRENKNLTGTARYASMNTHLGIEQSRRDDLESLGYVLMYFLRGSLPWQGLKAGNKKQKYEKISEKKVSTSIEALCRGYPTEFASYFHYCRSLRFNDKPDYAYLKRIFRDLFIREGFQFDYVFDWTILKYQQSQLTTPPARALGSGVGTSSGMPTAIGNADRHAAGQDVQAAGMSPMDNSRRRTTSGPLMYSGSFAKQKNPIANDPATKDSAYTGQSGGSSKRASGREAVAGSEFDPQRSRTTDASPGHKHLNQQRGPVESSSDPKQTGRNTKNYEAALKGIEGLQFESDERNQY, encoded by the exons ATGGAGCCTCGTGTCGGCAATAAGTTTCGGCTTGGTCGTAAGATCGGTAGCGGCTCTTTTGGAGAGATCTATCTGG GTACAAATATTCAGACAAATGAAGAGGTTGCCATCAAGCTT GAAAGTGTGAAGACAAAGCATCCTCAGTTGTTATATGAATCAAAGTTATACAGGATCCTGCAGGGAGGAA CTGGGATCCCAAATGTGAGATGGTTTGGAGTTGAGGGAGACTATAATGTTCTGGTTATGGATTTGCTTGGACCTAGTCTTGAAGATCTATTTAACTTCTGCAGTCGGAAACTTTCCTTGAAGTCGGTTCTCATGCTTGCAGATCAAATG ATCAATCGTGTCGAATTTGTTCATTCAAAATCTTTCCTACATAGAGATCTTAAGCCAGACAATTTTCTTATGGGCTTGGGAAGGCGTGCGAATCAG GTCTACATCATTGATTTTGGCTTGGCTAAGAAATATAGAGACAGTTCAACACATCAGCACATTCCCTACAG GGAAAATAAGAATCTGACTGGAACTGCTAGATATGCAAGCATGAATACTCACTTAGGCATTG AGCAAAGCCGCAGGGATGATTTAGAATCTCTTGGGTATGTGCTTATGTATTTCCTAAGAGGAAG TCTTCCTTGGCAAGGTTTGAAAGCTGGGAATAAGAAAcagaaatatgagaaaattaGTGAGAAGAAGGTTTCTACTTCAATTGAG GCCTTATGTCGAGGTTATCCAACAGAATTTGCGTCATACTTCCATTATTGCCGTTCTCTAAGATTTAATGATAAGCCAGATTATGCTTATCTCAAAAGAATCTTTCGCGACCTCTTTATTCGTGAAG GCTTCCAGTTTGATTATGTATTTGATTGGACCATTTTGAAGTATCAACAGTCACAGCTGACCACTCCTCCTGCTCGAGCCCTT GGATCTGGTGTTGGAACAAGTTCTGGCATGCCCACTGCTATTGGCAATGCTGACAGACACGCAG CTGGGCAGGATGTACAAGCTGCTGGTATGTCACCAATGGATAACTCTCGACGGAGAACAACATCAGGACCCTTGATGTATTCTGGAAGTTTTGCAAAGCAGAAGAATCCAATTGCAAATGATCCTGCAACAAAAGACTCTgcg TATACGGGGCAGTCAGGTGGATCTTCAAAACGAGCTAGCGGTCGTGAAGCAGTTGCTGGAAGTGAGTTTGACCCACAACGGTCTCGTACAACCGATGCTAGCCCTGGTCACAAACATTTAAATCAACAGCGAGGTCCTGTTGAATCTTCTTCTGACCCTAAGCAGACTGGAAGAAACACCAAGAACTACGAAGCTGCCCTCAAGGGGATTGAGGGCCTTCAATTTGAGAGCGATGAGAGAAATCAGTATTAA
- the LOC105768503 gene encoding uncharacterized protein LOC105768503, whose product MEDLGSKAYGDVKMQQIESYKGPNSSYGNGIHSKQDLSCYSASHASTVRQGQTQVQNTDAKFRKGKSGCCSKSWSLNDPELQRKKRVASYKVYDVEGRVKGSLKKSFRWLKDRYTRIVYGSSFE is encoded by the coding sequence ATGGAAGACTTGGGATCCAAAGCGTATGGAGATGTGAAAATGCAGCAGATAGAGAGCTATAAGGGACCCAATTCGTCATATGGGAATGGCATCCACAGCAAGCAAGATCTCAGTTGTTACAGTGCTTCCCACGCTTCAACAGTGCGACAAGGGCAGACCCAGGTGCAGAATACCGATGCCAAGTTCAGAAAAGGAAAGTCCGGGTGTTGTTCGAAAAGCTGGAGTTTAAATGATCCGGAGTTGCAGAGGAAGAAGAGGGTAGCAAGCTATAAGGTTTACGATGTTGAGGGAAGAGTAAAAGGGTCTTTGAAGAAGAGTTTTAGGTGGCTCAAGGATAGGTACACCAGGATTGTTTATGGGTCTTCCTTTGAATAG
- the LOC105768502 gene encoding glycylpeptide N-tetradecanoyltransferase 1: MTDNNSPPGSPKQNPAQNSETNSLPKDDSSLETIVRKIQDSMSLAKRHKFWETQPVGQFKDVGDTSLPEGPIEPPTPLSEVKQEPYNLPNPYEWTTCDMDSEDTCTEVYNLLKNNYVEDDENMFRFNYSKEFLSWALRPPGYYESWHIGVRAKASKKLVAFITGVPARIRVRDEVVKMAEINFLCVHKKLRSKRLAPVMIKEVTRRVHLENIWQAAYTAGVVLPTPITTCQYWHRSLNPKKLIDVGFSRLGPRMTMSRTIKLYKLPDSPATPGFRKMELHDVPAVTRLLRNYLSQFVVSPDFDENDVEHWLLPTEGVVDSYLVESPETHDVTDFCSFYTLPSSILGNQNYSILKAAYSYYNVSTKTPLLQLMNDALIVAKQKDFDVFNALDVMHNESFLKELKFGPGDGQLHYYLYNYRIGNALRPSELGLVLL; this comes from the coding sequence atgactgatAACAATTCACCACCTGGTTCACCCAAACAAAACCCAGCTCAGAATTCTGAGACTAACTCATTACCTAAAGATGATAGCTCTCTGGAAACCATAGTTAGAAAGATTCAGGATTCCATGTCCTTAGCAAAGAGACACAAGTTCTGGGAAACCCAACCTGTTGGTCAATTTAAGGATGTTGGGGACACCAGTTTACCCGAGGGACCGATCGAGCCCCCCACTCCCTTGTCTGAAGTTAAACAGGAGCCTTATAACCTTCCAAATCCATATGAATGGACAACCTGTGATATGGATTCAGAAGATACTTGTACCGAGGTGTATAATCTTTTGAAGAACAATTATGTTGAGGATGATGAGAATATGTTTAGGTTCAATTATTCCAAGGAGTTTCTTAGCTGGGCTTTGCGTCCTCCTGGTTATTATGAGAGCTGGCACATTGGGGTTCGTGCTAAGGCTTCAAAGAAGCTTGTTGCTTTCATTACTGGTGTCCCCGCAAGAATAAGGGTGCGAGATGAAGTTGTGAAGATGGCCGAGATCAATTTCTTGTGTGTTCATAAGAAGCTGAGATCAAAAAGACTTGCACCCGTGATGATTAAGGAGGTTACTAGGAGAGTTCATTTGGAGAATATTTGGCAGGCTGCTTACACTGCCGGAGTTGTTCTTCCAACACCAATTACTACTTGCCAGTACTGGCATCGGTCGCTGAACCCTAAGAAGCTTATTGATGTTGGGTTTTCTAGGCTTGGGCCTAGGATGACAATGAGTCGAACCATCAAACTCTACAAGTTACCTGATTCTCCAGCCACCCCTGGGTTCAGAAAGATGGAGCTTCATGATGTCCCTGCTGTTACAAGGTTGCTTAGAAACTACTTGAGCCAGTTTGTCGTTTCTCCAGATTTTGATGAGAACGATGTGGAGCACTGGCTGCTTCCTACCGAGGGCGTCGTGGATAGTTACTTGGTTGAGAGCCCAGAGACGCATGATGTTACTGACTTCTGCAGCTTCTACACGCTTCCCTCGTCTATTCTTGGCAACCAGAACTATTCGATTTTGAAGGCAGCCTACTCATACTACAATGTGTCCACTAAGACTCCATTGCTTCAGCTGATGAATGATGCTTTAATCGTTGCTAAGCAGAAGGATTTTGACGTTTTCAATGCGCTTGATGTCATGCATAATGAGTCTTTCCTCAAAGAATTGAAATTTGGACCAGGTGATGGGCAACTTCACTACTACCTCTATAATTATAGGATAGGAAATGCTTTGAGACCATCAGAACTTGGTCTTGTACTCTTATAG